Below is a genomic region from Actinomycetota bacterium.
TAAAACAGCGCAGAAAAGCTTTATCAAGGCGGTTCTTCCCGCCCGGCTCTTCAATTATATATCGGATGGCAACGGTCCCCACATAAGATAGCGTGTGTCAACTACCGACATTAAGACGGCCTCGCGTTCTCCACAAACGCCGCATCCCGGAGGCGCGTCCTACAAACGCCACGTCCTGGAGGCACGCTCTACAAACGCCACGTCCCGGAGGAGCGCCAGCGCCCCTTTCCCTGTCATTGCGAGGAGGCGCGCCAGCGCCCCTTTCCCTGTCATTGCGAGGAGGCGCGAAGCGCCGACGAAGCAATCTCGCCCGGAATAGGAATGAGGCACAGGTACCGGGAGGGAGAGCGACGTCCGCATGAGATCGCTTCGTCGCTCCGCTCCTCGCGATGACGTTTCCGGGGGGTTCCTCGCGATGCTTCCGTACTCCTGTCATTGCGAGGAGACGCGCCAGCGCCCCTTTCCCTGTCATTGCGAGGAGGCGCGCCAGCGCCCCTTTCCCTGTCATTGCGAGGAGGCGCGAAGCGCCGACGAAGCAATCTCGCCCGGAATAGGAATGAGGCACAGGTACCGGGAGGGAGAGCGACGTCCGCATGAGATCGCTTCGTCGCTCCGCTCCTCGCGATGACGTTTCCGGGGGGTTCCTCGCGATGCTTCCGTACTCCTGTCATTGCGAGGAGACGCGCCAGCGCCCCTTTCCCTGTCATTGCGAGGAGGCGCGAAGCGCCCCTTTCCCTGTCATTGCGAGGAGACGCGAAGCCGACGAAGCAATCTCGCCCGGAATAGGAATGAGGCACAGGTACCGGGAGGGAGAGCGACGTCCGCATGAGATCGCTTCGTCGCTCCGCTCCTCGCGATGACGTTAAAAGCCGCTCCTCGCGATGACAGGAATAACGCTAGCGATGACGTTTAAACGGGTGGGCCCTTTCCAAGAACGTCATTGCGAGCGGATACTCGGTAACGGGAGATCAAGGTGAGAAGTGTTAGCGGCGGTTCTTGCTCCTCCTGAATATCCCCGGGAAGGCACGCCGCCCCCTCGTGCCCTCTTCTCCCGAGTAATAGTGGTAGGGCGAATAATAGTGGTAACCGTAACCGTAGCGTCCGGCGATCTCCACGTTGTTGATGACCACGCCCAGGATGCGCGTGTCCACCTTGGAGAGCAGTTCAACGGTGTGACGGGCCCCCTCGCGGTTTGCGATACCGTGGCTGGCCACCAGCAGCACCCCGTCCATCATGGGCGCCATGGCGATGGCGTCGGAAACGGCCAGCACGGGCGGGGCGTCGACGATGACGTAGTCGTATTCCTCCCGCAGCCGCCGCAGCAGTTCCTGCATGGCCTGTGAGGAGACCAGCTCGGCGGGGTTGGGCGGCTTCACCCCGGACAGGAGGAAGAAGAGGTTGCCGTTCTCCGACCCTATCGTCGCCTCCTCCAGGCCCGCCGTGCCCATGAGTATATCGGTCAGCCCTTTCCGCGCGCTTTGCGCGAGCTCGCCCAGGTAGCCTTCCAGCACCGGCCGGCGCAGGTCCGCTTCCACCACCAGGACCCTCTTCCCCATCTCCGAGAGCGCCGCCGCGAGGTTCACGGCCACGGACGTCTTGCCCTCGTCCGGATTGGAAGAAGTTACCATGAGCAACCTGCGGTCCCCCTCCAGGTTGAGGAACTGGATATTGGTGCGCAGGTTGCGGAAGCCCTCCGCGGTGGCGCTGTCGGGGCGGGAGAAATAGACGATCTCCATGGCTTCCGCCCCCAGCCCTTCCGCCCGGGCTATCTCGCCGATGATGGTGGTGCCGTAATAGCGCTCGAAGTCCTCGCGCGTCTTCAACGTGACGTCGAGGTAATCCACGAGGAAGGCCAGGCCCACGCCGAGGATGAGGCCCAGGAAGAGGGCGAGCACGCCGTTGCGCGTGGTGCGCGGGCTCACCTTCTCGCCCGCCTCGGCGGGCTCGATGACCTCCAGCCCGCGTTGCTCCAGGGCCTCGGCGATGCGCAGGCTCATGTACTTCTCGTAGAGGGTGGCCCAGAGGTTGACCGCCTGGCTGGCCTCGGCCTCCAGCTCGGGCGGGATGTTCTCCTTGGTGTACTGCTTGACGCGCTGGGCGATGTCCTGGATCTGGGACTCCAGCTCGGTGATGCGGTTCCAGACCTCCTTGCGCGCCTCGCTTATCTGCTTGATGGAGGAGAGCTGGCGATCCAGGATGTATTCTTCCGCGTAGGCCTGGGCGATGTCCCGCGCCAGCAGGGGGTCGTGGTCGGTGACCGCGATCTGGAAGACGTTGGTGT
It encodes:
- a CDS encoding polysaccharide biosynthesis tyrosine autokinase; the protein is MARAVYDRLQYDYEEARYAREEGEDVFIPASVPAPEELMKRVKVDRSQNTNVFQIAVTDHDPLLARDIAQAYAEEYILDRQLSSIKQISEARKEVWNRITELESQIQDIAQRVKQYTKENIPPELEAEASQAVNLWATLYEKYMSLRIAEALEQRGLEVIEPAEAGEKVSPRTTRNGVLALFLGLILGVGLAFLVDYLDVTLKTREDFERYYGTTIIGEIARAEGLGAEAMEIVYFSRPDSATAEGFRNLRTNIQFLNLEGDRRLLMVTSSNPDEGKTSVAVNLAAALSEMGKRVLVVEADLRRPVLEGYLGELAQSARKGLTDILMGTAGLEEATIGSENGNLFFLLSGVKPPNPAELVSSQAMQELLRRLREEYDYVIVDAPPVLAVSDAIAMAPMMDGVLLVASHGIANREGARHTVELLSKVDTRILGVVINNVEIAGRYGYGYHYYSPYHYYSGEEGTRGRRAFPGIFRRSKNRR